One genomic segment of Devosia sp. includes these proteins:
- a CDS encoding ABC transporter ATP-binding protein gives MSEPVLSIKDLVVEFPFRDDVFRAVDGVSFDIMPGEVVGVVGESGAGKSMTGSAVIGLIERPGHIAGGEIRLKGERIDTLPEAAKAKLRGKRIGMVFQDPLTSLNPLYTVGEQLVETIRTHLPLSEAEARQKAIDLLSEAGIPKAAERIDSYPHQFSGGMRQRVVIALAIAAEPELIIADEPTSALDVSVQAQIIKVLKKLCANHGAAVMLITHDMGVIAQTADRMVVMHRGKVVETGTVGDIIRRPREPYTIKLIDSIPTIQRQGDAPAPAEAANDDSAYVQVKGLVRDFEIGGGSFTRLLPGKVEVFRAVNDVSFTIPRGETFGLVGESGSGKSTCAKMIVGLLWPTAGTISVDGHDIWAGGKGHQERRKRVQMIFQDPYASLNPRWRVADIIAEPMRTLGLARNRGEVDDRVAELLRRVRLDPAVMRKFPHEFSGGQRQRIAIARALSSQPEFIVCDEPTSALDVSVQAQVLELMSELQSEFGLTYLLISHNLAVVRQMSTAVGVLHNGVLVEKGPTDAIFDNPQADYTRMLLDAVPDISRVA, from the coding sequence ATGAGCGAACCTGTTCTGTCCATCAAGGACCTGGTCGTCGAGTTTCCGTTTCGCGACGACGTCTTCCGCGCCGTTGACGGGGTCAGTTTCGACATCATGCCCGGCGAAGTCGTCGGCGTGGTGGGTGAATCGGGCGCCGGCAAATCCATGACCGGTTCGGCCGTCATCGGCCTGATCGAGCGTCCCGGCCACATCGCCGGCGGCGAAATCCGGCTCAAGGGCGAACGCATCGATACCCTGCCCGAGGCGGCCAAGGCCAAGCTGCGCGGCAAGCGCATCGGCATGGTGTTCCAGGATCCGCTCACCAGCCTCAACCCGCTCTATACGGTGGGCGAACAACTGGTCGAGACCATCCGCACCCATCTGCCGCTCTCCGAAGCCGAGGCGCGCCAGAAGGCCATCGACCTCTTGTCCGAGGCCGGCATCCCCAAGGCCGCCGAGCGCATCGACAGCTATCCGCACCAGTTCTCGGGCGGCATGCGCCAACGCGTCGTCATTGCCCTTGCCATCGCTGCGGAACCGGAACTGATCATTGCCGACGAGCCCACCTCGGCGCTCGACGTCTCGGTCCAGGCCCAGATCATCAAGGTGCTGAAAAAGCTCTGCGCCAATCACGGCGCGGCCGTCATGCTGATCACCCACGATATGGGCGTCATCGCCCAGACCGCCGATCGCATGGTGGTGATGCATCGCGGCAAGGTGGTCGAGACCGGGACGGTCGGCGACATCATCCGCCGCCCGCGCGAGCCCTATACGATCAAGCTCATCGACTCGATCCCCACCATCCAGCGCCAGGGCGATGCGCCAGCGCCAGCCGAAGCCGCCAATGACGACAGCGCCTATGTGCAGGTCAAGGGCCTGGTGCGCGACTTCGAGATCGGCGGCGGCAGCTTCACCCGGCTCCTGCCCGGCAAGGTCGAGGTCTTCCGGGCCGTCAACGATGTCAGCTTCACCATTCCGCGGGGCGAAACCTTCGGCCTTGTGGGCGAGTCCGGATCGGGCAAATCCACCTGCGCCAAGATGATCGTGGGCCTCCTGTGGCCAACCGCCGGCACCATCAGTGTCGACGGCCACGATATCTGGGCCGGCGGCAAGGGCCACCAGGAACGCCGCAAGCGCGTGCAGATGATCTTCCAGGATCCCTATGCCAGCCTCAATCCGCGCTGGCGGGTCGCCGATATCATCGCCGAACCCATGCGCACCCTGGGCCTTGCCCGCAACCGCGGCGAAGTCGACGACCGGGTCGCCGAACTGCTGCGGCGCGTGCGGCTCGATCCTGCCGTCATGCGCAAGTTTCCGCATGAATTCTCCGGCGGGCAGCGCCAGCGCATCGCCATCGCGCGGGCACTGTCCAGCCAGCCCGAATTCATCGTCTGCGACGAGCCCACCTCGGCGCTCGACGTCTCGGTGCAGGCCCAGGTGCTGGAGCTGATGAGCGAATTGCAGTCCGAATTCGGGCTGACTTACCTGTTGATCAGCCACAACCTGGCCGTAGTGCGGCAGATGTCGACGGCAGTCGGCGTGCTGCACAATGGCGTCCTGGTGGAAAAGGGACCGACCGACGCGATCTTCGACAATCCGCAGGCCGATTACACAAGGATGCTGCTCGACGCGGTGCCCGATATTTCTCGGGTTGCCTGA
- a CDS encoding TetR/AcrR family transcriptional regulator, whose translation MTALEDIRRRHIIDCTIAVLVRDGVAETSLSRIATEAKVAKGIICYYFGSKEGLYDAVLASVGERMIAALVADANAIDDEWRRISAFVGGHLNYARNHRSELLALRHLSSTRAGGSHMSDHLAIWRDQRAWLVDTLTAGQHRGTFQAFDPLAVATAISGALEGGLLQWAHDETLDLDLYAGQLLDLFERGVCSPAPARQALPA comes from the coding sequence ATGACTGCCCTCGAAGACATACGGCGCCGGCACATCATCGATTGCACCATTGCCGTCCTGGTGCGCGATGGCGTGGCGGAAACCTCGCTGTCGCGCATTGCCACCGAGGCCAAGGTCGCCAAGGGGATCATCTGCTATTACTTCGGCAGCAAGGAAGGCCTTTACGATGCGGTCCTGGCCAGCGTCGGCGAGCGCATGATCGCGGCGCTGGTCGCCGACGCCAATGCCATCGACGATGAATGGCGCCGCATCTCGGCCTTTGTCGGCGGACACCTGAACTACGCCCGCAATCATCGCAGCGAATTGCTGGCTCTGCGCCATCTGTCCTCGACCCGTGCCGGCGGCTCGCACATGTCCGATCACCTGGCCATCTGGCGCGACCAGCGCGCCTGGCTGGTGGACACGCTGACCGCCGGGCAGCATCGCGGCACGTTCCAGGCCTTTGATCCCCTGGCCGTCGCCACCGCCATTTCCGGCGCGCTTGAGGGCGGGCTGCTGCAATGGGCCCATGACGAAACGCTCGATCTCGATCTCTATGCGGGCCAGTTGCTGGACCTGTTCGAGCGCGGCGTCTGCAGCCCGGCCCCGGCGCGCCAGGCGCTCCCGGCCTGA
- a CDS encoding sigma-70 family RNA polymerase sigma factor — MVPRKIGKIDVMNELPALRRYALSLTRHPVDAEDLVHDALVRAMERSATYNPAGNLRGWLLSIVHNLHIDRLRSGKSAAARDRDFAAQSPDMLAPTQMDSVRLSQVRQAFDRLPDEQREAMHLVAIEGLSYEEAAAILGVPAGTVMSRISRGRETLRRWESAPPLRLIRKGQ, encoded by the coding sequence ATGGTCCCGCGCAAGATCGGCAAGATCGACGTCATGAACGAGCTTCCGGCTCTGCGCCGCTATGCGCTGAGCCTGACGCGCCATCCGGTCGATGCCGAAGACCTCGTGCATGACGCGCTGGTGCGGGCCATGGAGCGCAGCGCCACCTACAATCCGGCGGGAAATCTCAGGGGCTGGCTCCTCTCCATCGTGCACAACCTGCACATCGACCGGCTCCGCTCTGGCAAGAGCGCCGCAGCCAGGGATCGTGACTTCGCGGCCCAGTCCCCGGACATGCTGGCGCCCACCCAGATGGACAGCGTGCGGCTTTCGCAGGTGCGGCAGGCCTTTGACCGGCTGCCCGACGAGCAGCGCGAGGCCATGCATCTGGTGGCGATCGAGGGGCTCAGCTACGAGGAGGCGGCCGCCATATTGGGCGTGCCGGCCGGCACCGTGATGTCGCGCATCTCGCGGGGGCGCGAAACCCTGAGGCGCTGGGAAAGCGCCCCGCCGCTCAGACTGATCAGGAAGGGCCAATGA
- a CDS encoding anti-sigma factor, translated as MMHSRESIDPLELAAYVDNQLDAARRIEIERWLSQHPDVAAQVMTDLQFRDELRFSADSLQVEARQPTEDLARRLDGRLRRNRVLRHLRPLVAASLLVTAGWVAHGQIGGALPTQASTDLPEYVSAAVDAHHITALRAGMHSQTRGTEYDPAELLAETAIRMPALPAGWTITDVQIYPSDFGPSVELAFDADGLGAVSLFAARPGRSLIERPSTRHVEDTTTAYWQIGDIAYALVAGAPTMDVSRAATSLFDSLD; from the coding sequence ATGATGCATTCACGTGAATCGATCGATCCGCTGGAACTGGCGGCCTATGTCGACAACCAGCTCGATGCGGCGCGGCGCATCGAAATCGAGCGCTGGTTGTCCCAGCATCCCGACGTCGCCGCGCAGGTGATGACGGATCTGCAGTTCCGCGACGAGTTGCGCTTTTCGGCGGACAGCCTGCAGGTGGAGGCCCGGCAGCCAACCGAAGACCTGGCCCGGCGCCTCGATGGCCGGCTGCGTCGCAACCGGGTCCTGCGCCATCTCAGGCCCCTGGTGGCCGCCTCGCTCCTGGTGACCGCCGGCTGGGTCGCCCACGGCCAGATCGGCGGCGCCCTGCCCACGCAGGCCTCCACTGACCTGCCCGAATATGTTTCGGCCGCCGTCGATGCCCACCACATCACCGCGCTGCGGGCCGGCATGCACTCGCAGACGCGCGGCACCGAATATGACCCGGCCGAACTCCTGGCCGAGACGGCTATCCGCATGCCGGCGCTGCCGGCCGGCTGGACCATTACCGATGTGCAGATCTATCCGTCCGATTTCGGTCCCAGCGTGGAGCTGGCCTTCGACGCCGATGGACTGGGCGCTGTCTCGCTGTTTGCCGCCCGGCCCGGCCGCTCGCTCATCGAGCGCCCCTCCACCCGCCATGTTGAGGACACCACCACGGCCTATTGGCAGATCGGCGACATCGCCTATGCGCTGGTGGCCGGTGCCCCCACCATGGATGTGTCCCGCGCCGCCACCAGCCTGTTCGACTCGCTCGACTGA
- a CDS encoding Bcr/CflA family efflux MFS transporter encodes MSAPFPKPRLFTLILLSALAILPINFFLPSLPGMAAEFGVDYGVMSLSLAAYAGVSACLQLVVGPLSDRFGRRPVILWAVAIFLAATLGCALAPDAGTFLGCRMLQAAIAPTYAISLATIRDTASRDGAAGQFGTLAMAWAIAPMLGPALGGLIDQALGWRACFYALALIGGGVWLLCWFDFGETNTARASGPGNPYGAFGALLGSAHFWAYCLCSAFSVGAFYAFLAGAPLAAAAFELSPAVLGMVMGSITGGFILGSFLAGRLAGRWPGTTIILAGRTLACLGLCLGLALHAAGLTHILALFGPCLFVGLSNGLTQPSASAGAISVLPARTGSAAGLSGAISVAGASLVSALAGAVLTPANAQAGLLLVMLASATLALLAALTLRHLERPAPEG; translated from the coding sequence ATGTCCGCGCCATTTCCCAAGCCGCGCCTCTTCACGCTGATCCTGTTGTCGGCCCTCGCCATCCTGCCCATCAATTTCTTCCTGCCATCGCTCCCCGGCATGGCTGCCGAATTCGGCGTGGACTATGGCGTCATGAGCCTGTCCCTGGCCGCCTATGCCGGTGTCTCGGCCTGTTTGCAGCTCGTCGTCGGCCCGCTCTCGGACCGGTTCGGCCGCCGGCCGGTGATCCTGTGGGCCGTCGCGATCTTCCTGGCCGCGACGCTGGGCTGCGCCCTGGCGCCGGATGCCGGGACTTTTCTTGGCTGCCGCATGCTCCAGGCCGCCATCGCGCCGACCTATGCCATCTCGCTCGCCACCATCCGCGACACCGCCAGCCGGGACGGCGCCGCCGGACAGTTCGGCACCCTGGCCATGGCCTGGGCCATCGCCCCCATGCTGGGCCCGGCGCTGGGCGGGCTGATAGACCAGGCGCTCGGCTGGCGGGCCTGTTTCTACGCCCTGGCCCTGATCGGCGGCGGCGTCTGGCTCCTGTGCTGGTTCGATTTTGGCGAAACCAACACCGCGCGCGCCAGCGGCCCGGGCAACCCCTATGGCGCCTTCGGGGCATTGCTCGGCTCGGCTCACTTCTGGGCCTATTGCCTGTGCAGCGCCTTTTCGGTGGGCGCCTTTTACGCCTTTCTCGCCGGAGCGCCGCTGGCCGCCGCGGCCTTTGAGCTGTCACCCGCCGTCCTTGGAATGGTCATGGGGTCGATCACCGGCGGCTTCATCCTGGGCAGTTTCCTGGCCGGACGGCTCGCGGGCCGGTGGCCCGGAACCACGATCATCCTCGCCGGCCGGACCCTGGCCTGCCTTGGCCTCTGCCTCGGCCTCGCGCTGCACGCGGCGGGCCTGACCCATATCCTGGCGCTGTTCGGCCCCTGCCTCTTCGTCGGCCTGTCGAACGGGCTGACCCAGCCGAGTGCCAGTGCCGGCGCCATCTCGGTGCTGCCGGCCCGGACCGGCAGCGCCGCGGGCCTTTCCGGCGCCATTTCCGTGGCCGGGGCTTCCCTGGTCTCGGCTCTGGCCGGCGCAGTCCTCACACCAGCCAATGCCCAGGCGGGACTGCTGCTGGTCATGCTGGCCTCGGCCACACTGGCCCTGCTCGCCGCCCTGACCCTCCGCCACCTCGAACGCCCGGCGCCGGAGGGGTGA
- a CDS encoding sugar phosphate isomerase/epimerase translates to MLIGNAPCSWGITYPTGNALTWQQYLDEVAAAGYRGTELGPFGFLPNDPGLLRGELADRGLTLIGATHVHAFSDPASSPRFLATLRELSALFVSLGARHLVIMDESNAYPAGREGVLDAAGWRALITMVSEAQSLVEGEYGLALSFHPHIGTAIEKEAQIDHFLDETDVDLCFDTGHHAFWDQDPVAYMEKVYSRIAYMHLKNVDPAVRARVLAGELSVAASYGAGVMCPLPDGAVDIQAVMQLLRERRFTGPVVVEQDVAENASQSPLALASRNLHYMNAIAT, encoded by the coding sequence ATGCTTATCGGCAACGCACCCTGTTCCTGGGGCATCACCTATCCAACCGGCAATGCGCTGACCTGGCAGCAATATCTCGATGAGGTGGCGGCCGCCGGGTATCGCGGCACGGAACTGGGGCCCTTCGGGTTCCTCCCCAATGATCCGGGATTGTTGCGCGGCGAACTGGCAGATCGTGGTCTGACCCTGATCGGGGCGACCCATGTCCACGCCTTCAGCGACCCCGCCAGCAGCCCCCGGTTTCTGGCGACCCTGCGGGAATTATCGGCCCTTTTCGTGTCGCTCGGCGCGCGGCACCTCGTCATCATGGATGAGAGCAATGCCTATCCCGCGGGCCGGGAGGGGGTGCTCGATGCCGCCGGTTGGCGGGCGCTGATCACCATGGTCAGCGAGGCGCAGTCGCTGGTCGAGGGCGAGTACGGGCTGGCGCTGAGTTTTCATCCCCATATCGGAACGGCCATCGAGAAAGAGGCGCAGATCGATCATTTCCTCGATGAGACCGATGTCGATTTGTGCTTCGACACGGGTCATCACGCCTTCTGGGATCAGGATCCGGTCGCCTATATGGAAAAGGTCTATTCCCGCATCGCCTATATGCACCTGAAAAATGTGGACCCGGCCGTTCGCGCGCGGGTGCTGGCGGGGGAACTGTCGGTTGCCGCGTCCTATGGTGCCGGCGTCATGTGTCCGCTGCCCGATGGAGCCGTCGACATCCAGGCGGTGATGCAGCTGCTCCGTGAAAGGCGTTTTACCGGGCCTGTCGTTGTCGAACAGGACGTCGCCGAAAACGCCTCCCAAAGCCCCCTGGCCCTGGCCAGCCGCAACCTTCACTATATGAACGCCATAGCCACCTGA
- a CDS encoding CehA/McbA family metallohydrolase, whose translation MKTITAHVTRADQAANPYYYIPFDVPEGTTRIDVAIRYAKAEDCIIDLGAFDPRDTGYPAREGFRGWSGGARDCFFIATDDATPGYIHGDMPPGIWHVILGLYKVPESGADIALTIGIDDAPRALLPQPERSFPVRAGAGWYKGDLHCHTYHSDARGSPEVLHAAARQAGLDFLAIADHNTISQRRYFHPQSSPDLVFVRGMEVTTAVGHANVFGVDEWIDFRMTRPSDAHVLERLVHEAGGLLSINHDKPVIPWDYELPAADCQEVWQSTWLDWNWVSLERYQQRLASGMKLSAIGGSDYHQPADLRPEGPLVLARPTTVLFLTELSEDAVLAAMKSGHGYITESPAGPHLELRCGDAVMGGTVADASQLDISVRGAGGDRLVLIDATGPLVDVEIDRDDWTGQISLDHPQTFVRAEIIAVASRERLIGELLSVLEGVQLPAHFKGARIAEQPLRRALSNPIYIGP comes from the coding sequence ATGAAAACCATCACCGCACACGTCACCCGCGCCGATCAGGCCGCCAATCCCTATTACTATATCCCCTTCGACGTCCCCGAAGGCACGACGCGGATCGATGTGGCGATCCGCTATGCCAAGGCCGAAGACTGCATCATTGACCTGGGGGCATTCGACCCGCGCGATACCGGTTATCCGGCACGCGAGGGCTTTCGCGGCTGGAGTGGCGGCGCCCGCGACTGTTTCTTCATCGCCACGGATGACGCGACACCGGGTTACATCCATGGGGACATGCCGCCGGGCATCTGGCATGTCATTCTGGGGCTCTACAAGGTTCCCGAATCCGGGGCCGATATCGCACTCACCATAGGGATCGACGATGCCCCCCGGGCGCTGTTGCCCCAGCCGGAGCGTTCCTTTCCGGTCCGCGCCGGCGCCGGCTGGTACAAGGGTGACCTGCACTGTCACACCTATCATTCCGATGCCAGGGGCTCGCCAGAGGTGCTGCACGCCGCCGCGCGGCAGGCGGGCCTCGATTTCCTCGCCATCGCCGATCACAACACCATCAGCCAGCGGCGCTACTTTCATCCCCAGTCCTCGCCGGACCTGGTCTTCGTGCGCGGCATGGAAGTGACCACGGCAGTGGGCCACGCCAATGTCTTCGGTGTCGATGAGTGGATCGATTTCCGCATGACCAGACCATCCGATGCTCATGTCCTGGAGCGCCTTGTGCATGAGGCGGGCGGGCTGCTCTCGATCAACCACGACAAGCCGGTCATTCCCTGGGACTATGAATTGCCGGCCGCCGATTGTCAGGAAGTCTGGCAATCGACCTGGCTCGACTGGAACTGGGTGTCGCTCGAACGCTATCAGCAGCGCCTGGCCTCGGGCATGAAACTCTCCGCCATTGGCGGCTCCGACTATCACCAGCCGGCCGATCTGCGTCCCGAAGGGCCGCTGGTCCTCGCGCGCCCGACAACCGTGCTCTTCCTGACGGAATTGAGTGAGGATGCGGTGCTGGCGGCGATGAAGTCGGGGCACGGCTATATCACCGAAAGCCCGGCGGGCCCGCATCTTGAACTGCGGTGTGGCGATGCGGTCATGGGCGGCACCGTGGCCGATGCATCGCAACTCGATATCTCGGTCCGGGGTGCGGGCGGCGACCGCCTGGTGCTGATCGATGCCACCGGCCCGCTGGTTGACGTCGAGATCGACCGCGATGACTGGACCGGGCAGATCAGCCTTGACCATCCCCAGACCTTCGTGCGCGCCGAAATCATCGCCGTGGCCAGCCGCGAGCGTTTGATTGGCGAATTGCTGTCCGTGCTCGAGGGCGTGCAATTGCCCGCGCATTTCAAGGGTGCGCGCATCGCCGAGCAACCGCTGCGACGGGCACTGAGCAATCCGATCTATATAGGGCCCTGA
- a CDS encoding ABC transporter ATP-binding protein — MASVEFKTVTKKFGDFTAVSDVNFEIGDGEFVCLLGPSGCGKTTSLRMMAGLETPSSGQILIGGQEVTHLHPKNRNIAMVFQDYALYPHMNLADNIAYPLKVRGEPVDKRHARAREVADVLKIGHLMDRLPSQISGGQQQRTSLARALVYPAQVYLFDEPLSNLDAKLRLEARGFLNHLQRDMGMTAVYVTHDQAEAMALATRIAVMDQGRIVQYASPIEIYRRPATTFVANFVGNPPMNLVDVEGTQSDSLLALKGNGLTVSGLPMTDAIGRALSTSSKLTLGVRPEHLSLAGPAASNTISAPLFANENMGPESLVTIDRGEAGRVTARIFTDDHLDVADQVTLGFSAEHVHLFDAAGKRIPAVGE; from the coding sequence ATGGCATCTGTTGAATTCAAGACTGTCACCAAGAAATTCGGCGATTTCACCGCTGTCTCCGACGTCAATTTCGAGATCGGCGACGGTGAATTTGTCTGTCTGCTTGGGCCTTCCGGCTGCGGCAAGACCACGTCGTTGCGCATGATGGCCGGCCTTGAAACCCCCAGCTCGGGCCAGATCCTGATCGGCGGGCAGGAGGTGACGCACCTGCACCCCAAGAACCGCAACATCGCCATGGTGTTTCAGGACTATGCGCTTTACCCGCACATGAACCTGGCCGACAATATTGCCTATCCGCTCAAGGTGCGGGGCGAACCGGTCGACAAGCGGCACGCCCGGGCCCGCGAGGTGGCCGACGTGCTCAAGATCGGTCATCTCATGGACCGCCTGCCGAGCCAGATTTCGGGCGGCCAGCAACAGCGCACTTCGCTGGCCCGGGCCCTTGTCTATCCGGCCCAGGTCTATCTGTTCGATGAGCCGCTCTCCAACCTTGACGCCAAGCTGCGGCTCGAGGCCCGTGGCTTCCTCAATCACCTGCAACGCGACATGGGGATGACGGCGGTCTATGTGACCCATGACCAGGCCGAGGCCATGGCATTGGCGACCCGCATCGCCGTTATGGATCAGGGCCGCATCGTCCAATATGCCTCGCCCATCGAGATCTACCGCCGTCCCGCCACCACCTTCGTTGCCAACTTCGTCGGCAATCCGCCGATGAATCTGGTGGACGTCGAGGGCACGCAAAGCGATAGCCTCTTGGCGCTCAAGGGCAACGGGCTGACCGTATCCGGGCTGCCCATGACCGACGCCATCGGCAGGGCCCTTTCGACAAGCAGCAAACTGACGCTTGGCGTGCGCCCCGAGCACCTGTCGCTGGCGGGCCCCGCAGCGTCCAACACCATCAGCGCGCCGCTCTTTGCCAATGAGAATATGGGCCCGGAAAGCCTGGTCACCATCGACCGCGGCGAGGCCGGCCGGGTCACGGCCCGGATTTTCACCGACGATCACCTCGACGTTGCCGACCAGGTCACTTTGGGCTTTTCCGCCGAGCATGTGCACCTGTTCGACGCAGCGGGAAAACGCATCCCGGCGGTGGGGGAGTGA
- a CDS encoding carbohydrate ABC transporter permease: MKLTLPAFVGRIAFSALAALIGAAFALPLIWFIFAPFNARAELGLAVPDPWTLANFVTVFGNSYAVQALWNSFIQATGGVILVGAAATLAAYALSRSSVPGKGAVTYILLLFSSVVSGSAAMVPIFLIISAAGIMDTHIAVILTFAGGLLPTAMFILRDFIDSIPKSYEESAMVAGASPVQAFFDVALPVIRPGIVVVVVWAFVNIWGSFLIPFILLRSSDNMPASVAIYSFYSEAGTPIVTLLAAYALIYSLPVVALYLFVSWKFGFRFFGGIKA, translated from the coding sequence ATGAAGCTGACCCTTCCGGCATTTGTGGGCCGTATCGCCTTTTCTGCCCTGGCGGCGCTGATCGGGGCAGCCTTTGCCCTTCCCCTCATCTGGTTCATCTTCGCGCCCTTCAATGCAAGGGCAGAGCTCGGCCTGGCCGTGCCCGACCCCTGGACCCTTGCCAACTTCGTCACCGTTTTCGGCAATTCCTATGCGGTGCAGGCCCTGTGGAACAGCTTCATCCAGGCGACCGGGGGCGTCATCCTCGTCGGCGCGGCGGCAACACTTGCCGCCTATGCCCTCAGCCGCTCGTCGGTTCCGGGCAAGGGTGCGGTCACCTACATTCTGCTGCTGTTCTCTTCGGTGGTCTCGGGATCTGCGGCCATGGTGCCGATCTTTCTCATCATCTCGGCCGCCGGGATCATGGATACCCATATCGCGGTCATCCTGACCTTTGCCGGGGGCCTGCTGCCCACCGCCATGTTCATCCTCCGGGACTTCATCGACTCCATTCCCAAGTCCTACGAGGAAAGCGCCATGGTGGCGGGGGCCTCGCCGGTTCAGGCGTTTTTCGACGTCGCCTTGCCCGTCATCCGGCCCGGCATCGTGGTCGTGGTCGTCTGGGCCTTCGTCAATATCTGGGGGAGTTTCCTCATTCCCTTCATTCTCCTGCGCAGCTCGGACAACATGCCGGCATCGGTCGCCATCTATTCCTTCTATTCGGAAGCGGGCACGCCCATCGTGACCCTGCTGGCCGCCTATGCGCTCATCTACTCACTGCCCGTCGTGGCCCTCTATCTCTTCGTCAGCTGGAAGTTCGGCTTCCGGTTCTTCGGCGGCATCAAGGCTTGA
- a CDS encoding sugar ABC transporter permease, with protein MTTEPLSTPPKRKARNFALLSNRAGAAFMLPAGLLVSVFVIIPFFWVIFVSFTNRTLIGPTALNPQFVGLGNYLALFDPATFFQRGQFGFSLILTTQFVLASALIGQALLGLLLAWLIQTVPAWVKRITETFVIAAWILPEVVIGFAWFAFLDYDNGTFNMLLESIGLPPGDFLLQQPFWVIVVFNTWRGAAFSMMLFNSAFSSIPPSYFQAADVAGASSWQKFRDIGLPLIRGHIVTDLILITMWTFNTFTPFLLTNGGPSYRTELVSIYNYRVAFQDFQFGKGAAVGVIMMLINLAFALVYLRLGRKKVPKS; from the coding sequence ATGACCACCGAACCCCTCTCCACCCCGCCCAAGCGCAAGGCGCGCAATTTCGCCTTGCTGTCCAACCGGGCGGGGGCAGCCTTCATGCTGCCGGCCGGCCTGTTGGTCAGCGTCTTCGTGATCATCCCCTTCTTCTGGGTGATCTTTGTCTCCTTCACCAATCGCACCCTGATCGGGCCGACGGCGCTCAACCCGCAATTCGTCGGCCTGGGCAATTACCTGGCGCTGTTCGATCCGGCGACCTTCTTCCAGCGCGGGCAATTCGGCTTTTCGCTGATCCTGACCACCCAGTTCGTTCTGGCCTCGGCCCTGATCGGGCAGGCGCTGTTGGGTCTGCTGCTCGCCTGGCTGATCCAGACCGTCCCGGCCTGGGTCAAGCGCATCACCGAAACCTTTGTCATCGCGGCCTGGATCCTGCCCGAAGTGGTGATCGGCTTCGCCTGGTTTGCCTTCCTCGACTACGACAACGGGACGTTCAACATGCTGCTCGAAAGCATCGGCCTGCCGCCGGGCGACTTTCTGCTGCAGCAGCCATTCTGGGTCATCGTCGTCTTCAATACCTGGCGTGGCGCGGCCTTCTCGATGATGCTGTTCAATTCGGCCTTTTCATCGATCCCACCCAGCTATTTCCAGGCGGCCGACGTCGCCGGCGCGTCGAGCTGGCAGAAGTTTCGCGATATCGGCCTGCCCCTGATCCGGGGCCATATCGTGACCGACCTCATCCTCATCACCATGTGGACCTTCAACACGTTCACCCCGTTCCTTCTGACCAATGGCGGCCCCAGTTACCGGACCGAGCTGGTGTCGATCTACAACTACCGTGTCGCCTTCCAGGACTTCCAGTTCGGCAAGGGCGCGGCGGTGGGCGTCATCATGATGCTGATCAACCTGGCCTTTGCCCTGGTCTATCTCAGGCTCGGCCGCAAGAAGGTGCCCAAGTCATGA